The Lonchura striata isolate bLonStr1 chromosome 33, bLonStr1.mat, whole genome shotgun sequence genomic interval CTGGGCACCCCGGGATGGACGGGGCCATTCCCAAATTGCCCTTGCGCTGGTCTGGCTTTTGGGGTGCCACCCTGCGCCCCACAAACACCTTCCTGCCACGCTGGGGGGTGCGTGGGGGGCAGAGCCGTGGCTGTGGCCGGGGTGGGGCTCGGGAGATCCCCGGCAGCGATGCCGCGCTGGCCACGGTGGCCGCCAGCTCCGTGGCATCAGCGCCGTCCTCTGCAGGGTCTTGGGTGGCGGGGGGTGACACATCCACCAGCGCATCCCGGCCGGGGAATGTCCCCGCTCGCAGCGCTCAGCTCCCGAATCCCGgcgctgctggctgctggaatcCCGCTCTGGGCGAGCAGCCGGGCCCGGTGCCGTTCCCACGGCCCGCTCGGATGGGGAACCGTCAGTGTGGCCGGGAAGGAGGCGTTTCCCGGCCCCACGCTGGCGCCGGGCCAGGCTCCCAAATGAGACGCCTTGCACCACGGAGCTCCCACTCACACCTCCCCGGTATAAAACCCCGGCCCGCCGCAGCCCGCGCACACCCGGGACAGCCGTGCTGCAGGTAAGTGGCCCGGCCGCCCCACGGCACGGGGGGCTGCTCCCCCCGCGGGCCCCTCCGCTCCCACGCTCGGCCCTGCCACGACTTGCGAGGACGCCGGGGACGTGTCCCGGCAGCTCCGGCGCCGCATCCCGGGGCTCCCTCCTCGCCCTCCGCTCGGGGATGAGGAGGAGTCCTGGCGCTGGAGGAGGCGAAGCTCCCCCCGAGCCGAGAGCTGAGCTTGGCTTCCTTGCCCCGCCAGCTCCCCCGGACCCCGCGGCAGAGGAGAGACCCccggagagagagggagagaccCCCGAGGAGCCGCGAGCAGCAGGATGGGCCAGTGCAACTGCCGCAAGAAGCGCAAGGTGCGGCGGGGACGCCGCGGCACCGGGAACACCGCGGCACCGGGGACACCgcggcaccgggacccccggcggggcgggggtgaccccgcacggccccggggcgcggggcgcggcgtCAATCGGGGCGCCCCGGAGGAGCCGGGGTTCGGCAGCTCTGGGGTTCGGCAGCGCCGGGCACGGCCGCTGCGGAGCCGCTTGGAAGCCCGGGGAAGCAGGAGCTCCGTCTGCTCCCGCGGATGGACCTTGGGCAGCCGCCCGCGCTCCTCGCAGCCCCTCCGAGGATGCCCGAAGGCGGCCGAGCTCCTGCTCTCCTCGGCTTCCAAACGGGACGCGCCCACCGCGCCGCGCCTGGCACCTGTGGAGGATTTGGGGCGCCGGGCTGAGGCTCTGGAGGTTGCCAGGCTCTGCCCAGTGGGCATCACCGGCTGTGGTTGCACGGCGTTCCGAGGGGAAGCCGCAGATTTGAGTGAATCACCGTCTTTTCCCTTAAACGGAGCCGCACGAGCGGCCGGGAGCTACCGGGAGCGGCCGGGAGCTACCGGGAGCGGGGTCGGGCTGCTCTGCGCCCCCCGCCCCGTCGGGCACGGGCTCTGGGGGTGGCAGAGGGGCTCCGGGAGCCCCAGGCCGGCGGCACGGCGGGCACTGACTCACGCTGCCACCGCCACCCGTGCGGAGGAGAGGAAGAACCAGTCGGGACGGGCCCGCGCCGGGGGTGGCGACAGACGCCGGGGTGGCTGAGCCtggcggccccgggcggggaCAGCGCGTCTGGGGGGTGACAGCTCGGGGGGACAGGCGGTGGCAGCTGGAGGGGCTGTCACAGCCGGGCAGAGCCGCTGCGGAGGGGTGCGACAGCTGGATGTGGGGCAAAACATCTGTACGGTCTCACATCTGGGTGCAGATGTGTGGGGACAGAGGGCAGGGGGGCTCACAGCTGGATGGGGAGGTGTCACAGCTGGACGGGAGGGCGTCACAGCTGGACGGGAGGGTGCCTCACATCTGCACAGACGGGCCAGGTGCTGACGAGGAGATTTTTGCCGGGGCTGTGCAGGGGTTAAATGTTGGCTCGGGGAGCGTCCCACCCGCTCGGGGCTCGTCCTGTCGCCCCCGAGGGATCTCCCACCCCACCCgggagctgtcccagccctccgggagctgtcccagccctgcacggagctgtcccagccctgcacgGAGCTGTCCCCGCCCTCCCGGAGCTCACTCGCCCTCCGTGCCCCCCGCAGGACTGCCAGGAGCTCACGGACGTGGAGCGGGCCATCGAGACCGTCATCAGCCAGTTCCACTGCTACGCAGTGAAGGGGCAGAAGGAGTACCTGACCCCCAACGAGATGCAGGAGCTGGTGGTGCAGAAGCTGCCGCACCTGGGCAAGGTGAGGGCAGAGCACGGGcgtgggcaggaggagctgggggggccctggctgctggtgggaccccccagccccatcacCCCGACGTTCTCTCCGCAGTGCGTGGGACCCCTGGAAGAGAAGATCGAATGCATGGGAGACCCGAACGAGGCCAAGCTGGAGTTCGGAGAGTACTGGGACATGATGGGGGACGCGGCCAAGGGCTGCCGGAGGAAGTAGAGGGCGGTGGGGGACGGGAAGGCGCCCGAGGCCTCGGGCTCCGCTCCTGGAAGGCGAGAggccgcggggcccgggggATGCGCCCGGGCTGAAGCCACCTCGCTGCTGCCGGAGGATCGCCCGGCTCCATCCCCGCGCTGCTCGCTCCCCTTCCCGTCGGGACCGCTCCCTGCCcgcccccggccctgccccgtgCCCGGCGCGGGGGCACGG includes:
- the S100A14 gene encoding protein S100-A14 is translated as MGQCNCRKKRKDCQELTDVERAIETVISQFHCYAVKGQKEYLTPNEMQELVVQKLPHLGKCVGPLEEKIECMGDPNEAKLEFGEYWDMMGDAAKGCRRK